In Lysobacter firmicutimachus, one genomic interval encodes:
- a CDS encoding Calx-beta domain-containing protein, with protein MDKCFSRLSAALLLALASAGSAHAQVVISQVYGGGGNSGATLKSDFIELHNNGSDPVDLTGWSVQYASSTGSNWSRTPLTGTIAPGGYYLIKQADGSGGTVALPTPDAIGTLAMAGGAGKVALVNHNNALSGACPLGSIDFVGYGSGTNCAEGSQPTATLSAILAALRADNGCTDTDVNGADFATAPAAPRNRASAAFSCGGANLPVLSIGDVLRLENAGEFVFTVTLSEPAPAGGVSVRYATADGSASAAGDYNVANGTVTFAEGQTSATVAVQVNDDSDTEGDETFFVRLSSPTGARLGDGEAIGTIVNDEVELTAIHAIQGSGQTSPLVGQRVYTSGIVTGRKSNGFFLQAPDDQIDADPATSEAVFVFTGSPVPAAAAVGNTVRASGQVIEYIPTADPGQLPLTELGNGVQVVFVSQPAVMGPNTLPQAVALSTSLPSPDGGLDQLERFEGMRVVIPSATVVSPTQGSKNETNATGSGNGIFNVVVTGVPRPFREPGIQAPDAAPGGGSIPPIPRWDFNPELITVDSDALGGTAFNLSTGAVVTDLTGPLDYGFRRYTILRDPAALSTITQGMQPVASRLPLPWEFTIASYNVERFFDAVNDPAIGEPVLTPEAYARRLGKVSQGISYLQQPDILGLIEVENLTALQDIAARVNADAVAAGRPDPKYVAYLQEGNDIGGIDVGYLIKTADFGGQARVEVQAVTQVGKDATWTQPDGSSGQLNDRPPLMLQATVHGADGRSFPVTVILVHQRSLIDSELDDAAGHRVRMKRQAQAEFLARFIQERQLANPAERIVTLGDFNAFEFNDGLTDVINTVAGTPTPDDQTAVPGDGADLVEPNLVKLGDLETPDQRYSYTFGGSAQTIDHVLANQALVGAAAGLKLDHARINADFPEINRSLADSPSRLSDHDPVVAYVDARRRADLAVIASTSTASVRVGRPVQFSATLNNAGPEQADYPGIGFAINAELPALNVTAPSGWNCDTPQVNAGSTHVACNRDVLANGEGATFALSANATEAMIGKTTTLAVAAQAQSFDPNDGNDQALVNVETTARADLAIDVDGPRVLRGGQNGAFSVALRNRGGDVAVLPSVTLYGDAPAGNVSIAAPAGWNCTVAPQRSGFEATCEGARLAAGASQRFDFAIVAPRPGLFDRRLLLTGLAASAVEDPNPFNDFDFHLVQLTGRWW; from the coding sequence ATGGATAAGTGCTTCAGCCGCCTTTCGGCGGCATTGTTGTTGGCTTTGGCTTCGGCTGGATCGGCCCACGCCCAAGTCGTCATCAGTCAGGTCTACGGCGGCGGCGGCAATTCCGGCGCCACGCTCAAGAGCGATTTCATCGAGCTGCACAACAACGGCAGCGACCCGGTCGACCTGACCGGCTGGAGCGTGCAGTACGCCTCCAGCACCGGTTCGAACTGGTCGCGCACGCCGCTGACCGGCACCATCGCGCCGGGCGGCTATTACCTGATCAAGCAGGCCGACGGCAGCGGCGGCACGGTCGCCCTGCCGACGCCGGACGCGATCGGCACCCTGGCGATGGCCGGCGGCGCCGGCAAGGTCGCCCTGGTCAATCACAACAACGCCCTCAGCGGCGCCTGCCCGCTCGGCAGCATCGACTTCGTCGGCTACGGCAGCGGCACCAACTGCGCCGAAGGCAGCCAGCCCACCGCCACGCTCAGCGCGATTCTCGCCGCGCTGCGCGCCGACAACGGCTGCACCGATACCGACGTCAACGGCGCCGATTTCGCCACCGCGCCGGCCGCGCCGCGCAACCGCGCCAGCGCCGCGTTCTCGTGCGGCGGCGCCAATCTGCCGGTATTGAGCATCGGCGACGTGCTGCGGCTGGAAAACGCCGGCGAGTTCGTGTTCACCGTGACCCTGTCCGAACCGGCGCCGGCCGGCGGCGTCAGCGTGCGCTACGCCACCGCCGACGGCAGCGCGAGCGCCGCGGGCGACTACAACGTCGCCAACGGCACCGTGACCTTCGCCGAAGGCCAGACCAGCGCCACCGTCGCCGTGCAGGTCAACGACGACAGCGACACCGAGGGCGACGAAACCTTCTTCGTCCGGTTGAGTTCGCCGACCGGCGCCCGCCTCGGCGACGGCGAAGCGATCGGCACCATCGTCAACGACGAAGTCGAGCTGACCGCGATCCACGCCATCCAGGGCAGCGGCCAGACCTCGCCGCTGGTCGGCCAGCGCGTCTACACCTCCGGCATCGTCACCGGCCGCAAGAGCAACGGTTTCTTCCTGCAAGCGCCGGACGACCAGATCGACGCCGACCCGGCCACCTCCGAAGCCGTGTTCGTGTTCACCGGCAGCCCGGTCCCGGCCGCGGCCGCCGTCGGCAACACCGTGCGCGCCAGCGGTCAGGTGATCGAATACATCCCGACCGCCGACCCGGGCCAGTTGCCGCTGACCGAACTCGGCAACGGCGTGCAGGTCGTGTTCGTGTCGCAGCCGGCGGTGATGGGTCCCAACACCCTGCCGCAGGCGGTCGCGCTGAGCACCTCCCTGCCCTCGCCGGACGGCGGCCTGGACCAGCTCGAGCGCTTCGAGGGCATGCGGGTGGTCATCCCCAGCGCCACCGTGGTCTCGCCGACCCAGGGTTCGAAGAACGAAACCAACGCCACCGGCAGCGGCAACGGCATCTTCAACGTGGTCGTCACCGGCGTGCCGCGTCCGTTCCGCGAACCGGGCATTCAGGCGCCGGACGCCGCGCCGGGCGGCGGCAGCATTCCGCCGATCCCGCGCTGGGACTTCAATCCGGAACTGATCACCGTCGACAGCGACGCGCTCGGCGGCACCGCCTTCAACCTGTCGACCGGCGCGGTCGTCACCGACCTCACCGGCCCGCTGGACTACGGCTTCCGCCGCTACACCATCCTGCGCGATCCGGCCGCCTTGTCGACCATCACCCAGGGCATGCAGCCGGTCGCCTCGCGCCTGCCGCTGCCGTGGGAATTCACCATCGCCTCGTACAACGTCGAGCGCTTCTTCGACGCGGTCAACGACCCGGCGATCGGCGAACCGGTGCTGACCCCGGAGGCCTACGCGCGCCGCCTCGGCAAGGTCTCGCAGGGCATCTCCTACCTGCAGCAGCCCGACATCCTGGGCCTGATCGAAGTCGAGAACCTGACCGCGCTGCAAGACATCGCCGCGCGCGTCAACGCCGATGCGGTCGCCGCCGGCCGCCCCGATCCGAAGTACGTCGCCTACCTGCAGGAAGGCAACGACATCGGCGGCATCGACGTCGGCTACCTGATCAAGACCGCCGACTTCGGCGGCCAGGCCCGGGTCGAGGTGCAGGCGGTGACCCAGGTCGGCAAGGACGCGACCTGGACCCAGCCCGACGGCAGCAGCGGCCAGCTCAACGACCGCCCGCCGCTGATGCTGCAGGCGACCGTGCACGGCGCCGACGGCCGCAGCTTCCCGGTCACGGTGATCCTGGTCCATCAGCGCTCGCTGATCGACAGCGAACTCGACGACGCCGCCGGCCATCGCGTGCGCATGAAGCGCCAGGCCCAGGCCGAGTTCCTGGCCCGTTTCATCCAGGAACGCCAGCTCGCCAATCCGGCCGAACGCATCGTCACCCTCGGCGACTTCAACGCGTTCGAGTTCAACGACGGCCTGACCGACGTGATCAACACCGTCGCCGGCACGCCGACGCCCGACGACCAGACCGCGGTGCCGGGTGATGGCGCCGACCTGGTGGAACCGAACCTGGTCAAGCTGGGCGATCTGGAAACGCCGGATCAGCGCTACAGCTACACCTTCGGCGGCAGCGCGCAGACCATCGACCACGTGCTCGCCAACCAGGCCCTGGTCGGCGCCGCGGCCGGGCTCAAGCTCGACCACGCGCGGATCAACGCCGACTTCCCGGAGATCAACCGCAGCCTGGCCGATTCGCCCTCGCGCCTGTCCGACCACGACCCGGTGGTCGCCTACGTCGATGCGCGCCGGCGCGCCGATCTGGCGGTGATCGCCTCGACCTCGACCGCCTCGGTGCGCGTCGGCCGTCCGGTGCAGTTCAGCGCGACGCTGAACAACGCCGGTCCGGAACAGGCCGACTATCCGGGCATCGGTTTCGCGATCAACGCCGAACTGCCGGCGCTGAACGTGACCGCGCCGTCGGGTTGGAACTGCGACACCCCGCAGGTGAACGCCGGTTCGACCCACGTCGCCTGCAACCGCGATGTCCTGGCCAACGGCGAAGGCGCGACCTTCGCGCTGTCGGCGAACGCGACCGAAGCGATGATCGGCAAGACCACCACCCTGGCGGTCGCCGCGCAGGCGCAATCGTTCGATCCGAACGACGGCAACGACCAGGCCCTGGTCAACGTGGAGACCACCGCGCGCGCCGACCTGGCGATCGACGTCGACGGCCCGCGCGTGTTGCGCGGCGGCCAGAACGGCGCGTTCTCGGTCGCCCTGCGCAATCGCGGCGGCGATGTCGCGGTGCTGCCGAGCGTGACCCTGTACGGCGATGCGCCGGCGGGCAACGTATCCATCGCCGCGCCGGCCGGTTGGAACTGCACCGTCGCGCCGCAGCGCAGCGGCTTCGAAGCCACTTGCGAAGGCGCGCGTCTGGCCGCCGGCGCGAGCCAACGCTTCGACTTCGCCATCGTCGCGCCGCGTCCGGGCCTGTTCGATCGCCGACTGCTGCTGACCGGCCTGGCCGCGTCGGCGGTGGAAGATCCGAATCCGTTCAACGATTTCGACTTCCACCTCGTGCAGCTGACCGGTCGCTGGTGGTGA
- a CDS encoding lamin tail domain-containing protein — translation MHKFASRALAAGIALALAGAAQAQVVVSQVYAGAGQSGARYNADFIELHNNGSAPVDLSGWSLHYAPVNGANAWQRTPLSGVIAPGGYFLIRQRVSVGSSPLTAYDLAGNLSLNQLNGKLALVNHNNPINVSCPTGSIDFVGYGSIDCAEGAAPTPAAGIASAQLRKDGGCVDTQVNGADFNIGSPTPRTRNSAVRACPPGPPPRLSALDVAQAEGHGDIAPFLFKLKLDRPAGIGGVSWSVFSNGQGTARAGEDYLPIDLRGTIPAGQTEASFALPVKGDALIEADETVALQIKVHSGAVTANGDYLNLQAVIVNDDPQQPPPRLSLQPIALKEGDADIAPFPIELRLDRPADGNGVRVRVSSADGGTARADEDYLPFEYEAMIGPGQDRVHVSFGVRGDTRYEGDETVKIKAQILSGAIGEDGSVALEGFSTILDDDLRVVPIPAVQGPGAISPLRGEFVAVEGIVTALSEDGFYLQSEEFESDGDPNTSQGLFVQTGARPDPQWRGLRVRVGGTVAELSDGGAHPMRGTMTAIAGSPAVVALTTSPRPLPPAPLLPWAPVAGAPDYEAFEGMRVGLPEVRVVGPTGGVFDAAQERTRSDGRFHVALGPYDQPAPMREPGTRYPPIFHGQVQGWLPRWDGNQEVVGVDSDADGHAPVDLGVGARVDGVIGPLDQRSGRYAVMLQREAQLIVRESPPAPPRIEEGDPQQRQTHVVSYDLSDLYDEYSPPGSGQPATPPHALERRLGKISRSIREDLRMPDLVAITGIENEPLLQRLAERINRDAVAFGHADPQYRAIALSNVDPLKPQIGFLARSEQVGPWGSRVVVEHIAQVGRDALLPGGSGPAAVLFDQAPLSIDASIHSLDGHRFRQRLLLVQLAPMAGSDADTPEAELQRDRRHQQAEFIAGWVRQQQSDPDALPLLVLGKFDAHAFNDGLVDPIGTLTGRPSEGVSTMVLGDGIDRFDPDLLELTATEPESERYSSIDEGSRQELQHAFADERLIGATDWIQVQRLRSNAGYPAVLRDDDSVPMRAGDVDPLHLRLVPRTHADLRVWAGPLHGESQLEAGRPLELSVSVDNQGPDWARQVGLGLALSGAWPNLEVSAVMPGWRCEAPTIVGDHTSVACTGEPVDSTGHQSHWFHLRSATDAAMAGRTVELAASVTSPSADPDPANNAARMALPIVAAGTPQP, via the coding sequence ATGCATAAATTCGCAAGCCGCGCCCTCGCGGCCGGCATCGCTTTGGCGTTGGCCGGCGCCGCGCAGGCGCAGGTGGTCGTTTCGCAGGTCTATGCCGGCGCCGGCCAAAGCGGCGCACGCTACAACGCCGATTTCATCGAACTGCACAACAACGGCAGCGCGCCGGTCGACCTCAGCGGCTGGAGCCTGCACTACGCGCCGGTCAACGGCGCCAACGCGTGGCAACGCACGCCGCTGAGCGGGGTCATCGCCCCGGGCGGCTACTTCCTGATCCGCCAGCGCGTTTCGGTCGGCTCCAGCCCGCTGACCGCCTACGACCTCGCCGGCAATCTTTCGTTGAATCAGCTCAACGGCAAGCTGGCCCTGGTCAATCACAACAACCCGATCAACGTGTCCTGCCCGACCGGTTCGATCGACTTCGTCGGCTACGGCAGCATCGACTGCGCCGAAGGCGCGGCGCCGACGCCGGCCGCCGGCATCGCCAGCGCGCAGTTGCGCAAGGACGGCGGCTGCGTCGACACCCAGGTCAACGGCGCCGATTTCAACATCGGCTCGCCGACGCCGCGCACCCGCAACTCGGCCGTGCGCGCCTGCCCGCCCGGCCCGCCGCCGCGCCTGTCGGCGCTGGATGTCGCCCAGGCCGAAGGCCACGGCGATATCGCGCCGTTCCTGTTCAAGCTCAAGCTGGACCGTCCCGCCGGCATCGGCGGCGTCAGCTGGAGCGTCTTCAGCAACGGCCAGGGCACGGCGCGTGCGGGCGAGGACTATCTGCCGATCGACCTGCGCGGCACCATCCCCGCCGGCCAGACCGAAGCCAGCTTCGCCCTGCCGGTGAAGGGCGATGCGCTGATCGAAGCCGACGAGACCGTCGCCCTGCAGATCAAGGTCCATTCCGGCGCGGTGACCGCCAACGGCGACTACCTCAACCTCCAGGCCGTCATCGTCAACGACGATCCGCAGCAACCGCCGCCGCGGCTGTCGCTGCAGCCGATCGCGCTCAAGGAAGGCGACGCCGACATCGCGCCGTTCCCGATCGAACTGCGCCTGGATCGCCCGGCCGACGGCAACGGCGTGCGGGTGCGGGTGAGCTCGGCCGACGGCGGCACGGCCCGCGCGGACGAGGATTATCTGCCGTTCGAGTACGAAGCGATGATCGGCCCCGGCCAGGACCGCGTCCACGTCAGCTTCGGCGTGCGCGGCGACACCCGCTACGAAGGCGACGAAACGGTCAAGATCAAGGCGCAGATCCTGTCCGGCGCGATCGGCGAGGACGGCAGCGTCGCCCTGGAAGGTTTCAGCACGATCCTCGACGACGATCTGCGGGTGGTGCCGATTCCGGCGGTGCAAGGGCCTGGCGCGATCTCGCCGTTGCGCGGCGAGTTCGTCGCGGTCGAAGGCATCGTCACCGCGCTGAGCGAGGACGGCTTCTATCTGCAGAGCGAAGAGTTCGAAAGCGACGGCGATCCGAACACGTCGCAGGGACTGTTCGTGCAGACCGGCGCTCGGCCCGATCCGCAATGGCGCGGCCTGCGCGTGCGCGTCGGTGGCACGGTCGCGGAACTGTCCGACGGCGGCGCCCATCCCATGCGCGGCACCATGACCGCGATCGCGGGCTCGCCGGCGGTCGTTGCGCTGACGACGTCGCCGCGGCCGTTGCCGCCGGCGCCGCTGCTGCCCTGGGCCCCGGTCGCCGGCGCGCCGGATTACGAAGCGTTCGAAGGCATGCGCGTGGGCCTGCCGGAGGTGCGCGTGGTCGGACCGACCGGCGGCGTCTTCGATGCCGCGCAGGAACGCACCCGCAGCGACGGCCGCTTCCACGTCGCGCTCGGCCCCTACGACCAGCCGGCGCCGATGCGCGAGCCGGGCACGCGCTATCCGCCGATCTTCCACGGTCAGGTCCAGGGCTGGCTGCCGCGCTGGGACGGCAATCAGGAGGTGGTCGGCGTCGACAGCGACGCCGACGGCCATGCGCCGGTCGATCTCGGCGTCGGCGCACGCGTCGACGGCGTGATCGGTCCGCTGGACCAACGCAGCGGCCGCTACGCCGTGATGCTGCAGCGCGAGGCGCAACTGATCGTGCGCGAATCGCCGCCGGCACCGCCGCGCATCGAGGAGGGCGATCCGCAGCAGCGCCAGACCCATGTGGTCAGCTACGACCTGAGCGACCTCTACGACGAGTACAGCCCGCCCGGCTCCGGTCAGCCGGCGACGCCGCCGCATGCCTTGGAGCGGCGTCTGGGCAAGATCTCGCGCAGCATCCGCGAGGACCTGCGGATGCCCGATCTGGTCGCGATCACCGGGATCGAGAACGAGCCCTTGCTGCAGCGCCTGGCCGAGCGGATCAACCGCGACGCCGTGGCCTTCGGCCATGCCGACCCGCAGTACCGCGCCATCGCCCTGTCCAACGTCGATCCGCTCAAGCCGCAGATCGGTTTCCTTGCCCGCAGCGAGCAAGTCGGCCCGTGGGGCTCGCGGGTGGTGGTGGAGCACATCGCCCAAGTCGGCCGCGACGCGCTGTTGCCGGGCGGCAGCGGTCCGGCGGCAGTGCTGTTCGATCAGGCGCCGCTGAGCATCGATGCCTCCATCCACTCCCTCGACGGCCACCGTTTCCGCCAGCGCCTGTTGCTGGTGCAACTGGCGCCGATGGCCGGCAGCGACGCCGATACGCCGGAAGCCGAACTGCAGCGCGACCGCCGCCACCAGCAGGCCGAGTTCATCGCCGGCTGGGTGCGGCAACAGCAAAGCGACCCCGACGCGCTGCCGCTGCTGGTGCTGGGCAAGTTCGACGCGCACGCGTTCAACGACGGCCTGGTCGATCCGATCGGCACCTTGACCGGCCGGCCGAGCGAGGGCGTCAGCACGATGGTGCTCGGCGACGGCATCGACCGCTTCGATCCGGACCTGCTCGAGCTCACCGCGACCGAACCCGAGTCCGAGCGCTATTCCTCGATCGACGAAGGCAGCCGCCAGGAACTGCAGCACGCCTTCGCCGACGAGCGCCTGATCGGCGCCACCGACTGGATCCAGGTGCAGCGCCTGCGCAGCAATGCCGGCTACCCGGCGGTGCTGCGCGACGACGACTCGGTGCCGATGCGCGCCGGCGACGTCGACCCGCTGCACCTGCGGCTGGTGCCGCGGACCCACGCCGACTTGCGGGTCTGGGCCGGCCCCTTGCACGGCGAATCCCAGTTGGAGGCCGGACGCCCGCTGGAACTGTCGGTGTCGGTGGACAACCAGGGCCCGGACTGGGCGCGCCAGGTCGGCCTCGGCCTGGCCCTGTCCGGCGCCTGGCCGAACCTGGAGGTCAGTGCGGTCATGCCGGGCTGGCGCTGCGAAGCGCCCACGATCGTAGGCGATCACACCAGCGTGGCCTGCACCGGCGAGCCGGTCGACAGCACCGGGCACCAGAGCCATTGGTTCCATCTGCGCAGCGCCACCGACGCGGCCATGGCCGGGCGCACGGTCGAACTCGCGGCCTCGGTGACCTCCCCGTCCGCCGATCCGGACCCGGCCAACAACGCCGCCCGGATGGCGCTGCCGATCGTCGCCGCCGGCACGCCCCAGCCCTGA
- a CDS encoding tryptophan 2,3-dioxygenase — MSVEKNQRELESGIHTDLHGRITYGGYLQLDKLLSAQRGLSDPPHHDEMLFIIQHQVSELWMKLIIHELTAALEHLRRDQVWQCQKVLARCKQALRQLTEQWSVLETLTPSEYMGFRETLGPSSGFQSLQYRTIEFMLGNKNEAMLRVFAYDPQGQAALEQALAAPSLYDEFLMYLARFGHAIPAEHLQRDWRRPHVSDRALQPVFERIYENTDRYWREYALCEDLVDLETQFQLWRFRHMRTVMRIIGFKRGTGGSSGVGFLKQALELTFFPELFEVRTTIGAGPERGEGY, encoded by the coding sequence ATGTCCGTCGAAAAGAACCAGCGCGAACTGGAAAGCGGTATCCATACCGACCTGCACGGACGCATCACTTACGGCGGCTATCTGCAGCTGGACAAACTGCTGTCGGCCCAGCGCGGCCTGTCCGATCCGCCGCACCACGACGAGATGCTCTTCATCATCCAGCACCAGGTGTCGGAGCTGTGGATGAAGCTGATCATCCACGAGCTGACCGCCGCCCTGGAGCATCTGCGCCGCGACCAGGTCTGGCAGTGCCAGAAGGTGCTGGCCCGCTGCAAGCAGGCGCTGCGCCAGCTGACCGAGCAATGGTCGGTGCTGGAAACCCTGACCCCCTCGGAGTACATGGGCTTCCGCGAGACCCTGGGCCCGTCCTCCGGCTTCCAGTCGCTGCAGTACCGCACCATCGAGTTCATGCTCGGCAACAAGAACGAGGCCATGCTGCGGGTGTTCGCCTACGACCCGCAGGGCCAGGCGGCCCTGGAGCAGGCGCTGGCGGCGCCGAGCCTGTACGACGAATTCCTGATGTACCTGGCCCGGTTCGGCCACGCCATCCCCGCCGAACACCTGCAGCGCGACTGGCGCCGGCCGCACGTCAGCGACCGCGCCCTGCAGCCGGTGTTCGAGCGCATCTACGAGAACACCGACCGCTACTGGCGCGAGTACGCCCTGTGCGAGGACCTGGTCGACCTGGAGACCCAGTTCCAGCTGTGGCGCTTCCGCCACATGCGCACGGTCATGCGCATCATCGGCTTCAAGCGCGGCACCGGCGGCTCCAGTGGGGTCGGCTTCCTCAAGCAGGCGCTGGAGCTGACCTTCTTCCCCGAGCTGTTCGAGGTCCGCACCACGATCGGCGCCGGTCCGGAGCGCGGCGAGGGCTACTGA
- a CDS encoding peptide MFS transporter yields the protein MSGAATTTSGQAPIPEFQQRLGHPKPLWMLFMTEFWERFAFYGIRWALVLYIVHQFHGGDAAGEAPANRIYGAYLALVYAAAIFGGYIADRVLGYQRSILLGAVIMSAGLFMIALPNEQIFKLGLATIICGNGLFKPNISTMVGKLYAVGDERRDSGFTIFYMGINLGAMLAPLLTQYLAQKIFGSESLPDYKIVFISAGVGMLISLVWFWIGRAGLQGIGRPPENQGDRRKVLYVFLGALVAIPIVYFLLAMGAGALQGVLTAMFLGLCGLLLVEGFREGAVQRDKVIAMLIIFTFNILFWMFFEQAGSSFTFLADKIVDRDIFSGAMADFVYSLSGERVFPTAWFQSVNSIAIITLAPLIAWIWVAMGRANPSIPRKFSLGLIFNGLAFLLLMFALGSLLDNGKIPFWTLFAVYWIQSIGELCLSPIGLSMVTKLAPVRLVGFGMGGWFLSTGIGNNLSGIFAGHVSGEGGMTTTSALGGYTFGFWALVGAGALLFLVAPLVQKLMHGVK from the coding sequence ATGAGCGGAGCCGCTACAACCACCTCGGGCCAGGCGCCCATTCCGGAATTCCAGCAGCGACTGGGGCATCCCAAGCCCCTGTGGATGCTGTTCATGACCGAGTTCTGGGAGCGCTTCGCCTTCTACGGCATCCGCTGGGCGCTGGTGCTGTACATCGTCCACCAGTTCCACGGCGGCGACGCCGCCGGCGAAGCGCCGGCCAACCGCATCTACGGCGCCTACCTGGCCCTGGTCTACGCCGCGGCGATCTTCGGCGGCTACATCGCCGACCGCGTGCTCGGCTACCAGCGCTCGATCCTGCTCGGCGCAGTGATCATGTCCGCGGGCCTGTTCATGATCGCCTTGCCCAACGAGCAGATCTTCAAGCTCGGCCTGGCCACGATCATCTGCGGCAACGGCCTGTTCAAGCCCAATATTTCGACCATGGTCGGCAAGCTCTACGCGGTCGGCGACGAGCGCCGCGACTCGGGCTTCACCATCTTCTACATGGGCATCAACCTCGGCGCGATGCTGGCGCCGCTGCTGACCCAGTACCTGGCGCAGAAGATCTTCGGCAGCGAATCGCTGCCGGACTACAAGATCGTCTTCATCTCCGCCGGCGTCGGCATGTTGATCAGCCTGGTGTGGTTCTGGATCGGCCGCGCCGGCCTGCAGGGCATCGGCCGTCCGCCGGAGAACCAGGGTGATCGCCGCAAGGTGCTGTACGTGTTCCTCGGCGCGCTGGTCGCGATCCCGATCGTGTACTTCCTGCTGGCGATGGGCGCCGGCGCGCTGCAGGGCGTGCTGACCGCGATGTTCCTGGGCCTGTGCGGTCTGCTGTTGGTCGAAGGCTTCCGCGAGGGCGCGGTGCAGCGCGACAAGGTGATCGCGATGCTGATCATCTTCACCTTCAACATCCTGTTCTGGATGTTCTTCGAGCAGGCCGGCAGCTCCTTCACCTTCCTCGCCGACAAGATCGTCGACCGCGACATCTTCTCCGGCGCGATGGCGGACTTCGTCTACAGCCTGAGCGGTGAGCGCGTGTTCCCGACCGCCTGGTTCCAGTCGGTCAACTCGATCGCGATCATCACCCTGGCGCCGCTGATCGCCTGGATCTGGGTGGCCATGGGCCGCGCCAATCCGTCGATCCCGCGCAAGTTCAGTCTCGGCCTGATCTTCAACGGCCTGGCCTTCCTGTTGCTGATGTTCGCCCTGGGCAGCCTGCTGGACAACGGCAAGATTCCGTTCTGGACCCTGTTCGCGGTGTATTGGATCCAGTCCATCGGCGAGCTGTGCCTGTCGCCGATCGGCCTGTCGATGGTGACCAAGCTGGCGCCGGTGCGCCTGGTCGGCTTCGGCATGGGCGGCTGGTTCCTGTCGACCGGCATCGGCAACAACCTGTCCGGCATCTTCGCCGGCCACGTCAGCGGCGAGGGCGGCATGACCACGACTTCGGCGTTGGGCGGCTACACCTTCGGGTTCTGGGCGCTGGTCGGCGCCGGCGCGCTGCTGTTCCTGGTCGCGCCGCTGGTGCAGAAGCTGATGCACGGGGTGAAGTAA
- a CDS encoding MarR family winged helix-turn-helix transcriptional regulator, with protein MNRPPSQSESPDPEQRSGAPASAPARRGAGPRHAELDLDHFLPYRLSVLSNRVSGAIARVYSERFALSVTEWRVMAVLGRFPGLSANEVAQRTAMDKVAVSRAVARLIDAGRLERDTHDDDRRRSVLQLSADGYKIYDEVAPMALAFEQRLLAGIETAEREALFRLLDRLDELEIQAEAELAAVGQRE; from the coding sequence ATGAATCGACCACCGTCCCAATCCGAATCGCCCGATCCTGAACAGCGCAGCGGCGCCCCCGCCTCCGCGCCGGCCCGCCGTGGCGCGGGACCGCGCCATGCCGAACTGGATCTGGACCACTTCCTGCCCTACCGGCTCTCGGTCCTGTCCAACCGGGTCAGCGGCGCGATCGCCCGGGTCTATTCCGAGCGCTTCGCCCTCAGCGTGACCGAGTGGCGGGTCATGGCCGTGCTCGGCCGCTTCCCGGGCCTGTCCGCCAACGAGGTCGCCCAGCGCACGGCGATGGACAAGGTCGCGGTCAGCCGCGCCGTCGCGCGCCTGATCGACGCCGGCCGGCTGGAGCGCGACACCCACGACGACGACCGCCGCCGCTCGGTGCTGCAGCTGTCGGCCGACGGCTACAAGATCTACGACGAGGTCGCGCCGATGGCCCTGGCCTTCGAACAGCGCCTGCTGGCCGGGATCGAAACCGCCGAACGCGAGGCCTTGTTCCGCCTGCTCGACCGCCTGGACGAGCTGGAGATCCAGGCCGAGGCGGAGTTGGCGGCTGTGGGGCAGCGGGAATAG